The following are encoded together in the Triticum urartu cultivar G1812 unplaced genomic scaffold, Tu2.1 TuUngrouped_contig_5432, whole genome shotgun sequence genome:
- the LOC125529219 gene encoding uncharacterized protein LOC125529219, translating into MTRIPPAVAATPDAKKRVDSTSSNRSTPDARFSIQLAAARPTATRARTPQEVTKSAWRPLTQPAVLSEDLKRASTPAANPNAKRSRVTNSQAAKDSASKVNQNVRSGKKNRNEECASQGDQSDGAVIPSPPKKLQSGKGSSNLVSKRKSTIRSKGAKLAAPLLMGNPGTELGKDPASVDSLPAQQLQLEIAKKSDAITEAIASGTSQVKQSVGAANTEAISSGTSQVNQLVAPAVTDAVVRGKRQADQLVTPVITDAVVRGKRQANQLVTPVITEAIGNRRTRQTSQPVAPVITEAIGNRATQVNQFVAPVVTLPRQQLQNNIQQKLSKITLPTSQASVLAGATGPMVVPKLEIGNANESSHAVSSAAYRRALLIKQQEQLLQQYKLVNSQAQLHIKGPALFEDDEAPETEPLGTRCVLCKLDLAFEAHGGAAHDASAPPVIAVLRCHHTFHSSCIEDVYGLAEPAQCIACLDCETAH; encoded by the exons ATGACCCGTATACCTCCTGCGGTTGCTGCTACACCTGATGCGAAGAAAAGAGTCGATAGCACAAGCAGCAATAGAAGTACTCCAGATGCTCGCTTTAGTATTCAGTTAGCTGCAGCACGGCCCACTGCAACCCGTGCTCGAACCCCTCAGGAAGTGACTAAATCTGCTTGGAGACCTCTTACTCAGCCTGCTGTTCTGAGTGAAGACCTGAAGCGAGCAAGTACTCCTGCAGCCAACCCTAATGCCAAGCGGTCCAGAGTTACTAACTCACAGGCTGCTAAAGATTCAGCTTCTAAAGTTAATCAAAATGTTCGCAGTG GTAAAAAGAACAGAAACGAAGAATGCGCTAGTCAGGGTGATCAATCAGATGGTGCTGTCATCCCATCTCCACCAAAGAAGCTGCAGAGTGGCAAGGGCTCTTCTAATCTAGTTTCAAAAAGGAAAAGCACTATCAGAAGCAAGGGTGCTAAATTAGCTGCTCCGCTGCTTATGGGGAATCCAGGAACTGAACTTGGAAAGGATCCTGCCAGTGTTGATTCCTTGCCTGCACAGCAGCTGCAACTTGAGATTGCAAAGAAGTCGGATGCCATTACAGAAGCTATTGCCAGTGGAACTAGCCAAGTCAAACAGTCAGTTGGTGCAGCCAACACAGAAGCTATTTCCAGTGGAACAAGTCAAGTCAATCAGTTGGTTGCTCCAGCAGTTACAGATGCTGTTGTCAGAGGAAAAAGGCAGGCTGATCAGTTGGTTACTCCAGTCATTACAGATGCTGTTGTCAGAGGAAAAAGGCAAGCTAATCAGTTGGTTACTCCAGTCATTACAGAAGCTATTGGCAATAGAAGAACACGGCAGACCAGTCAGCCGGTTGCCCCAGTCATTACAGAAGCTATTGGCAACAGGGCAACCCAGGTCAATCAGTTTGTTGCTCCAGTCGTTACATTGCCAAGACAACAATTACAAAACAATATTCAACAGAAGCTTAGCAAGATAACTCTGCCCACAAGCCAGGCCAGCGTCCTGGCTGGTGCTACTGGCCCAATGGTGGTACCAAAGCTAGAAATCGGGAATGCAAATGAGTCTTCCCATGCTGTGTCGAGTGCTGCTTACAGGAGGGCACTGTTAATCAAGCAGCAAGAGCAGCTTCTGCAGCAATATAAGTTGGTGAATTCGCAAGCGCAGCTTCACATCAAGGGTCCTG CTCTGTTTGAGGATGATGAAGCGCCAGAGACAGAGCCGCTGGGAACAAGGTGCGTGCTCTGCAAGCTCGACCTTGCGTTTGAGGCTCATGGGGGCGCCGCCCACGATGCCTCCGCTCCCCCTGTCATCGCTGTCCTTAGATGCCACCATACATTCCACAGCAGCTGCATCGAGGACGTCTACGGCCTCGCTGAGCCCGCGCAGTGTATT